The Corallococcus soli genome includes a window with the following:
- a CDS encoding DUF6982 domain-containing protein: protein MSDTRAAMREFRFLDEKRKLGSLSAVEEARWVELRGLLGIQDAADTAAAAQAWAQPQAQEQPQGYYGEDGQWYAYPAGYEQPQGYYGEDGQWYAYPAGYEQPQGYYGEDGQWYAYPAGYDPNAAYDPNAAAWPQQGYDANAAYDPNAAGAYAAPADAGAAYDANAGDAQAWAAYSGGAAEAGYAPQAPVDQDNLSLSTDDIDIPSLSEPAPWMPQPAAEVAPAAAGAEETWETSAEEDFSGLSTATPPPVAAEPEASLEDSFAELSMDVEAEAQAPAESGLDPMAEALASAEHAASEEAALLDAEPEAVLAEDLAPAPMDAAWDAAPLAVESDESREGALDTAPLAVDTSAPTEGAASDWDWSDVSTTQAPAASDGAVLEASAEEISTDASGTDAAWQTEPTSGTTDPNGDIVLGSGDIAEAWTDGAAASEVPAEESVQQVGDASGEWSSETAGAAEWQADGATSTEAPAEEIALSPDEAASSWQADGAASTEAPAEEIALSPDEVASSWQEDGAASTEASAEEIALDPSEVADEGAAWTDASTGAEGEAIALTDSDALPSAQAEETPTFDAADLGAEETLTPPPSPFAEDAGGSSLRIRSIPVGPDVEADTLELGADDVEPMSLAAARDTLASEQWTDLNGHPDEAVPLATASESLAEAQSTEASAWSDGAQDAQAEWSADGAPSDATATVGLQEESAPIELQPEWASDAVESPAETPAWAQASEESPPIELQPEWAASAGDASTTDPQAAWATPEQEGAASEWSDTASSEQSTETGTSAGWGTSEDASATIATQPEWAAADDSGEALPLDAQPEGATGEETATEVPAAEWETPVEETAWATSSANLAAGNAQTEGTAQAEEAPLIEAQAEWATSETASAEWADPSGEAAPIEAQPEWATSEEAAPGEAAPAAQSSEWGSTEEAAPIEAQPEWATSEESAPIEAQPEWATSEEAAAVEAQPEWATTEEAAAVEAQPEWATTEEAAAVTAQPEWTTSEEAAPVAAQPEWTTAEENAPVAAQSEWTTAEEAAPIEAQPEWATAEEAAPIEAQPEWATTEEAAPVAAQSAWATSEEAAPVAAQPEWTSADEAAPIEAQPEWATEEAAPVATQSEWSASEEAPIEAQPEWASTEEAAPVSAQSNWAAAEETAPVEAQPEWASSEASSPVAAQSEWASSEEAPIEAQPEWATSEETAPVAAQSAWAGEEEAAPLEAQPEWATAEETAPAVAQSEWASTEEAAPIEAQPEWATTGEVTPGSPQPWSATDAAAPVTAQPAWNSDESGTSASEWASTEEAAPIEAQPEWATDGSEPVAAQSEWASTEEAAPVEAQPEWAADGSEPAAAAQSEWASAEEAPIEAQPEWATEEAAPVAAQSEWASTEEAPDGSASAWAQPSTEAQPAWDAPVEEAASEWSSPPATPEWSAQEAPAARSTWGAPQEAQPEWMASEPAPAHAAWEAPQAEASNWSEPVAEEEVSLTGLSPLEPAWAEQPAVPAESSSWEEPAVDVEPLSDAAPLETPEPAWAAQPALDVEELEPEAEPLADIELVEEEPALPVAAMPPPPPPPPALSLAAARPAPAVLPASPPLRSAAPAQASPAPVAMGGASSNHLRPTEDALFGAHAAAGFPPSTHSFVEGEHRVIIHTIEGQVKRGTIRDADLLEEVISLEQQSGFAPERIPGKRVKAIFFMLAAGARQPQAEGSKIRVTFNDGRQVAGFSQDFKGPTPGFFVIPADNRTNTARIFIYRASVQAVAEG from the coding sequence ATGTCCGATACGCGCGCCGCGATGAGAGAATTCCGCTTCCTGGATGAGAAGCGGAAGCTGGGAAGTCTGTCCGCCGTCGAGGAAGCTCGCTGGGTCGAGTTGCGGGGCCTGTTGGGCATCCAGGACGCGGCGGACACCGCGGCGGCGGCGCAGGCCTGGGCACAGCCCCAGGCCCAGGAGCAGCCCCAGGGTTACTACGGCGAGGACGGCCAGTGGTACGCCTACCCCGCCGGCTACGAGCAGCCCCAGGGCTACTACGGCGAGGACGGCCAGTGGTACGCCTACCCCGCCGGCTACGAGCAGCCCCAGGGCTACTACGGCGAGGACGGCCAGTGGTACGCCTACCCCGCCGGCTACGACCCCAACGCGGCGTATGATCCGAACGCGGCGGCGTGGCCCCAGCAGGGTTACGACGCGAACGCGGCCTATGATCCGAACGCGGCGGGCGCCTACGCGGCCCCGGCCGACGCTGGCGCTGCGTATGATGCGAACGCGGGCGACGCGCAGGCGTGGGCGGCCTACTCCGGAGGAGCGGCGGAGGCCGGTTACGCGCCGCAGGCGCCCGTGGATCAGGACAACCTGAGCCTCAGCACGGACGACATCGACATCCCCTCGCTGAGCGAACCCGCGCCCTGGATGCCCCAGCCGGCGGCGGAAGTGGCGCCGGCGGCGGCAGGCGCGGAGGAGACCTGGGAGACGAGCGCCGAGGAGGACTTCTCCGGGCTCTCCACGGCGACACCGCCCCCGGTGGCCGCCGAGCCCGAGGCGTCGCTGGAGGACTCGTTCGCCGAGCTGTCGATGGACGTCGAGGCCGAGGCCCAGGCCCCGGCGGAGTCCGGACTGGATCCGATGGCCGAGGCCCTGGCCTCCGCCGAGCACGCGGCGTCCGAGGAAGCGGCGCTGCTGGACGCTGAACCCGAGGCGGTGCTCGCCGAGGACCTGGCCCCCGCACCCATGGATGCGGCGTGGGACGCGGCACCGCTCGCGGTGGAGTCCGACGAGTCCCGTGAGGGTGCGCTCGACACGGCGCCGCTCGCGGTGGACACGTCGGCCCCGACCGAGGGCGCCGCTTCGGACTGGGACTGGAGCGACGTCTCGACGACGCAGGCCCCCGCGGCGTCGGACGGCGCCGTGCTGGAGGCTTCGGCCGAGGAGATCTCGACCGACGCGAGCGGAACCGACGCGGCGTGGCAGACGGAGCCCACTTCCGGAACCACGGATCCGAATGGGGACATCGTGCTCGGCTCCGGCGACATCGCCGAAGCGTGGACGGACGGTGCCGCTGCTTCGGAAGTGCCCGCGGAGGAGAGCGTCCAGCAGGTGGGTGACGCCTCCGGAGAGTGGTCGTCGGAGACGGCAGGCGCGGCGGAATGGCAGGCCGACGGTGCGACTTCGACGGAGGCTCCCGCCGAGGAGATCGCGCTCAGCCCCGATGAGGCCGCGAGCAGTTGGCAGGCCGACGGCGCGGCTTCCACGGAAGCCCCCGCCGAGGAGATCGCGCTCAGCCCCGATGAGGTCGCGAGCAGCTGGCAGGAGGACGGCGCGGCGTCCACGGAGGCTTCGGCCGAGGAGATCGCGCTCGACCCGAGCGAGGTCGCGGATGAGGGCGCTGCCTGGACCGACGCCTCGACGGGAGCCGAAGGCGAAGCCATCGCGCTGACGGACTCTGATGCCTTGCCCTCCGCGCAGGCGGAGGAGACCCCGACGTTCGATGCGGCCGACCTGGGAGCCGAGGAGACGCTCACCCCGCCCCCTTCTCCCTTCGCCGAGGACGCGGGGGGCTCGTCGCTGCGGATCCGCAGCATCCCGGTCGGTCCGGACGTGGAAGCCGACACGCTGGAGCTTGGCGCGGACGACGTCGAACCGATGTCGTTGGCGGCGGCGCGTGACACCCTGGCCTCGGAACAGTGGACCGACCTGAACGGTCATCCCGACGAGGCCGTGCCGCTGGCCACCGCGAGCGAATCCCTCGCGGAGGCGCAGTCCACCGAGGCTTCCGCCTGGAGCGACGGAGCACAGGACGCACAGGCCGAGTGGTCCGCCGATGGCGCGCCGTCCGACGCGACCGCCACCGTCGGATTGCAGGAGGAGTCCGCGCCCATCGAGTTGCAGCCCGAGTGGGCCTCCGATGCGGTGGAGTCCCCCGCCGAGACGCCCGCCTGGGCGCAGGCATCCGAGGAGTCCCCCCCCATCGAGCTGCAGCCCGAATGGGCTGCTTCCGCCGGAGACGCGAGCACGACCGACCCCCAGGCCGCGTGGGCCACCCCGGAGCAGGAAGGCGCTGCGTCGGAATGGTCCGACACCGCCTCGTCCGAACAGTCCACCGAGACCGGGACGTCCGCCGGGTGGGGCACGTCGGAGGACGCGTCCGCCACCATCGCCACGCAGCCGGAATGGGCTGCGGCCGATGACTCCGGCGAAGCCCTGCCCCTCGATGCGCAGCCGGAAGGGGCCACCGGGGAAGAGACCGCGACCGAAGTGCCGGCCGCCGAGTGGGAAACCCCGGTGGAGGAGACTGCGTGGGCCACGTCCTCCGCGAACCTGGCCGCAGGCAACGCCCAGACAGAGGGCACTGCTCAGGCCGAGGAAGCACCGCTGATTGAAGCGCAGGCGGAGTGGGCCACGTCGGAGACGGCCTCCGCGGAGTGGGCGGATCCGTCTGGAGAAGCGGCGCCCATCGAGGCGCAGCCGGAGTGGGCGACGTCCGAGGAAGCCGCGCCGGGCGAAGCAGCACCCGCCGCACAGTCTTCGGAGTGGGGCTCCACGGAAGAAGCCGCGCCCATCGAGGCGCAGCCCGAGTGGGCGACGTCCGAAGAGTCGGCGCCCATCGAAGCGCAGCCCGAGTGGGCCACCTCCGAAGAAGCAGCGGCCGTCGAAGCGCAGCCCGAGTGGGCCACGACCGAAGAAGCAGCGGCCGTCGAAGCGCAGCCCGAGTGGGCCACGACTGAAGAAGCAGCGGCCGTTACCGCTCAACCGGAGTGGACGACGTCCGAAGAAGCAGCGCCCGTTGCCGCTCAGCCTGAGTGGACCACCGCCGAAGAGAATGCGCCCGTCGCAGCGCAGTCGGAGTGGACCACCGCTGAAGAGGCGGCGCCGATTGAGGCTCAGCCGGAGTGGGCCACCGCTGAAGAGGCTGCGCCCATCGAGGCTCAGCCGGAGTGGGCGACGACTGAAGAGGCTGCGCCCGTTGCCGCGCAGTCCGCGTGGGCGACGTCCGAAGAAGCAGCGCCCGTCGCAGCGCAGCCGGAGTGGACCTCGGCGGACGAGGCTGCGCCGATTGAGGCTCAGCCGGAGTGGGCCACGGAGGAAGCCGCTCCTGTCGCCACTCAGTCCGAATGGTCTGCCTCGGAAGAAGCCCCCATCGAGGCGCAGCCGGAGTGGGCCTCCACCGAAGAAGCCGCGCCCGTCTCCGCGCAATCAAACTGGGCTGCTGCCGAAGAGACCGCGCCCGTCGAAGCCCAGCCTGAATGGGCCTCCTCGGAAGCGTCCTCGCCTGTCGCCGCGCAGTCTGAATGGGCCTCCTCGGAAGAAGCCCCCATTGAGGCACAGCCGGAGTGGGCGACGTCCGAAGAAACCGCCCCCGTCGCCGCGCAGTCCGCCTGGGCAGGCGAGGAAGAGGCAGCCCCCCTCGAAGCCCAGCCCGAATGGGCCACGGCTGAAGAGACCGCGCCTGCGGTCGCGCAGTCCGAGTGGGCCTCCACCGAAGAAGCAGCGCCCATCGAAGCCCAGCCGGAGTGGGCTACCACCGGGGAAGTGACTCCCGGCTCACCGCAGCCGTGGTCCGCCACGGACGCGGCTGCTCCCGTCACCGCGCAGCCCGCCTGGAACTCGGACGAGTCCGGAACGTCGGCGTCGGAGTGGGCCTCCACGGAGGAAGCCGCTCCCATCGAAGCCCAGCCGGAATGGGCCACGGACGGATCCGAGCCCGTCGCCGCGCAGTCGGAGTGGGCCTCCACCGAAGAAGCCGCGCCCGTCGAAGCCCAGCCGGAGTGGGCCGCGGACGGCTCCGAACCCGCCGCCGCCGCGCAGTCGGAGTGGGCCTCCGCCGAGGAAGCCCCCATCGAAGCCCAGCCGGAGTGGGCCACGGAGGAAGCCGCTCCCGTCGCCGCGCAGTCCGAATGGGCCTCCACCGAAGAAGCTCCCGACGGGTCGGCGTCCGCCTGGGCCCAGCCCTCCACCGAGGCCCAGCCCGCCTGGGACGCCCCGGTCGAGGAAGCCGCCTCCGAGTGGTCCTCTCCTCCGGCCACCCCTGAGTGGAGCGCCCAGGAAGCCCCGGCCGCCAGGTCCACCTGGGGCGCGCCCCAGGAAGCCCAGCCGGAATGGATGGCCTCCGAGCCCGCGCCCGCCCACGCCGCCTGGGAGGCCCCGCAGGCCGAGGCCTCCAACTGGAGCGAGCCCGTCGCCGAGGAAGAGGTCTCCCTCACCGGCCTGAGCCCGCTGGAGCCCGCCTGGGCTGAACAGCCCGCCGTGCCGGCCGAGTCCTCGTCCTGGGAAGAGCCCGCCGTGGACGTGGAGCCCCTCTCCGACGCCGCGCCCCTGGAGACCCCGGAGCCGGCCTGGGCCGCCCAGCCTGCCCTCGACGTCGAGGAGCTGGAGCCCGAAGCCGAACCCCTGGCGGACATCGAGCTGGTGGAGGAAGAGCCCGCCCTGCCCGTCGCGGCCATGCCGCCCCCGCCGCCTCCTCCTCCGGCCCTGTCGCTCGCGGCGGCCCGGCCGGCGCCGGCCGTCCTCCCGGCGAGCCCGCCCCTGCGGAGCGCCGCCCCCGCTCAGGCCTCTCCCGCGCCCGTGGCGATGGGCGGAGCGTCCTCCAACCACCTGCGCCCCACCGAGGATGCCCTCTTCGGTGCGCACGCGGCGGCCGGGTTCCCGCCCTCCACCCACTCCTTCGTGGAGGGCGAGCACCGCGTCATCATCCACACCATCGAAGGCCAGGTGAAGCGCGGCACCATCCGCGACGCGGACCTGCTCGAGGAGGTCATCTCCCTGGAGCAGCAGAGCGGCTTCGCCCCCGAGCGCATCCCCGGCAAGCGCGTGAAGGCCATCTTCTTCATGCTCGCGGCGGGCGCGCGTCAGCCCCAGGCGGAGGGCTCCAAGATTCGCGTCACCTTCAACGACGGGCGTCAGGTCGCCGGCTTCTCCCAGGACTTCAAGGGCCCCACCCCGGGCTTCTTCGTCATCCCCGCCGACAACCGCACCAACACCGCGCGCATCTTCATCTACCGCGCCAGCGTGCAGGCCGTCGCCGAGGGCTGA
- a CDS encoding helix-turn-helix domain-containing protein has protein sequence MRPGSPAPSDGSASLQGLARRIRTLRERRGLTQEEFAERCAISVSFVSLLERGERNPSYDTLLQVAAALELPLWELFRLEDAEDAGAHRLVEWVRVRGLGRGDVDRLLAVADAMFSGGPDAACPPSQGHAPAACTEPDCGRPVLARGLCTAHYHRARRKKAPP, from the coding sequence ATGCGCCCCGGCTCCCCGGCTCCAAGCGACGGAAGTGCTTCGCTCCAGGGGCTGGCCCGGCGCATCCGCACACTGCGCGAGCGGCGCGGCCTCACCCAGGAGGAGTTCGCGGAGCGGTGCGCCATCTCCGTGAGCTTCGTGTCGCTGCTGGAGCGCGGCGAGCGCAACCCCAGCTACGACACGCTCCTCCAGGTCGCGGCCGCGCTGGAGCTGCCGCTGTGGGAGCTGTTCCGGTTGGAGGACGCGGAGGACGCGGGGGCTCATCGGCTGGTGGAGTGGGTTCGGGTGCGGGGACTGGGCCGCGGGGACGTGGACCGCCTGTTGGCCGTGGCGGACGCGATGTTCAGCGGCGGGCCTGACGCCGCATGCCCCCCGTCCCAGGGACACGCGCCTGCTGCCTGCACCGAACCGGACTGCGGCCGGCCCGTGCTGGCCCGGGGGCTGTGCACCGCGCACTACCACCGGGCCCGCAGGAAGAAGGCGCCCCCCTGA
- a CDS encoding Glu/Leu/Phe/Val family dehydrogenase, protein MNAVDGTNYYFRKAARVMDVGTPIETLLATPLREVKVQVSIEMDSGEIRTFLGYRIQHDNSRGPMKGGLRYHPALDQDECVSLASLMTWKTAVVNVPYGGAKGGVACDPAQMSLKEVERLTRKFVDQIQDVIGPTRDIPAPDVNTNPQVMAWVMDQYSRYHGHSPAVVTGKPLELYGSKGREAATGRGLLYVCREILRDLGMPVKGTRFAIQGFGNVGSHIAQLLWGDGGVVVAASDVLGGMYNPLGLDVPSLFEHVKRTGTVTGFSGGTPCSNADVLAADCEVLIPAALGHVLTRDNANSVRARLVVEGANGPTQPEADDILEKRGIFVVPDILASAGGVTVSYLEWVQNLQHVSWEEDRVNAELEKTMKEAYDRVAQIARSRKVSMRTAAYILAIGRVGKATVLRGI, encoded by the coding sequence ATGAACGCCGTCGACGGCACCAACTACTACTTCCGCAAGGCCGCGCGGGTGATGGACGTGGGCACGCCCATCGAAACGCTCCTGGCCACGCCCCTGCGCGAGGTGAAGGTGCAGGTGTCCATCGAGATGGACTCCGGGGAGATCCGCACGTTCCTGGGCTACCGCATCCAGCACGACAACAGCCGGGGCCCCATGAAGGGCGGCCTGCGCTACCACCCCGCCCTGGACCAGGACGAGTGCGTGTCGCTCGCGTCGCTGATGACGTGGAAGACCGCCGTGGTGAACGTGCCCTACGGCGGCGCCAAGGGCGGCGTGGCGTGCGACCCCGCGCAGATGAGCCTCAAGGAAGTGGAGCGGCTCACGCGCAAGTTCGTGGACCAGATTCAGGACGTCATCGGGCCCACGCGCGACATCCCCGCGCCGGACGTCAACACCAACCCCCAGGTGATGGCGTGGGTGATGGACCAGTACTCGCGCTACCACGGGCACTCGCCCGCGGTGGTGACGGGCAAGCCCCTGGAGCTGTACGGCTCCAAGGGCCGCGAGGCCGCCACCGGGCGGGGCCTGCTGTACGTGTGCCGTGAAATCCTGCGCGACCTGGGCATGCCGGTGAAGGGCACGCGCTTCGCCATCCAGGGCTTCGGCAACGTGGGCAGCCACATCGCGCAGCTCCTCTGGGGCGACGGCGGCGTGGTGGTGGCCGCGTCCGACGTGCTGGGCGGCATGTACAACCCGCTGGGCCTGGACGTGCCGTCGCTCTTCGAGCACGTCAAGCGCACCGGCACCGTCACCGGCTTCAGCGGCGGCACGCCGTGCAGCAACGCGGACGTGCTCGCGGCGGACTGCGAGGTGCTCATCCCCGCCGCGCTGGGCCACGTGCTCACCCGCGACAACGCCAACAGCGTGCGCGCGCGCCTGGTGGTGGAGGGCGCCAACGGCCCCACCCAGCCGGAGGCGGACGACATCCTGGAGAAGCGCGGCATCTTCGTGGTGCCGGACATCCTCGCCAGCGCCGGGGGCGTCACCGTCAGCTACCTGGAGTGGGTGCAGAACCTCCAGCACGTCTCCTGGGAGGAGGACCGCGTCAACGCGGAGCTGGAGAAGACGATGAAGGAGGCCTACGACCGGGTGGCGCAGATTGCCCGCTCCCGGAAGGTCTCCATGCGGACGGCCGCCTACATCCTGGCCATTGGCCGGGTGGGCAAGGCCACGGTGCTGCGCGGAATCTGA
- a CDS encoding threonine ammonia-lyase — translation MVTLQDIQAARERLRTALRPTPCPASDYFTEKTDCAVVYFKLENLQRTGAFKERGALNKLLTLTSEEKQRGVIAASAGNHAQGVAYHARRLGIRATIVMPERTPLIKVTRTRDDYGARVVLKGANFDEAYAEALRIQKAEDLVFVHPFNDPHVIAGQGTLGLELLEQCPDLELVLVPVGGGGLISGVAVALKETNPRIQVVGVQASTIASMKASLDAGARTELTAAGTTIADGIAVKIPGDLTFEHVRRYVDAVVTVDEEEIAAAILLMLEQEKTVAEGAGAAGLAALLNGKVPQAKGKRVAIIVGGGNIDMNVISRIIERGLVKAGRLVQLEVRLPDRPGMLARLTTQIAEMRANVVDLHHDRAFSKAGLGEATVEVMLETTGHPHIQELMASLESQGWQVART, via the coding sequence ATGGTCACCCTGCAGGACATCCAGGCGGCGCGGGAGCGGCTGCGCACGGCGCTGCGCCCCACGCCGTGCCCCGCGTCGGACTACTTCACCGAGAAGACGGACTGCGCGGTGGTGTACTTCAAGCTGGAGAACCTCCAGCGCACCGGCGCCTTCAAGGAGCGGGGGGCGCTCAACAAGCTGCTCACGCTCACGTCGGAGGAGAAGCAGCGCGGCGTCATCGCGGCCTCCGCCGGCAACCACGCGCAGGGCGTGGCGTACCACGCGCGCCGGCTGGGCATCCGGGCCACCATCGTGATGCCGGAGCGCACGCCGCTCATCAAGGTGACGCGCACGCGGGACGACTATGGCGCGCGCGTGGTGCTCAAGGGCGCCAACTTCGACGAGGCCTACGCGGAGGCCCTGCGCATCCAGAAGGCGGAGGACTTGGTCTTCGTCCACCCCTTCAACGATCCGCACGTCATTGCGGGTCAGGGCACGCTGGGCCTGGAGTTGCTGGAGCAGTGCCCGGACCTGGAGCTGGTGCTGGTGCCGGTGGGCGGCGGCGGGCTCATCTCCGGGGTGGCGGTGGCCCTCAAGGAGACGAACCCGCGCATCCAGGTGGTGGGCGTGCAGGCCTCCACCATCGCCAGCATGAAGGCGTCGCTGGACGCGGGCGCGCGCACGGAGCTCACGGCCGCGGGCACCACCATCGCGGACGGCATTGCGGTGAAGATTCCAGGCGACCTCACCTTCGAGCACGTGCGCAGGTACGTGGACGCGGTGGTGACGGTGGACGAGGAGGAGATCGCCGCCGCCATCCTGCTGATGCTGGAGCAGGAGAAGACGGTGGCGGAGGGCGCGGGTGCCGCGGGGCTGGCCGCGCTGCTCAACGGCAAGGTGCCGCAGGCGAAGGGCAAGCGCGTCGCCATCATCGTGGGCGGTGGCAACATCGACATGAACGTCATCAGCCGCATCATCGAGCGGGGCCTCGTGAAGGCGGGCCGCCTGGTGCAGTTGGAGGTGCGGCTGCCGGACCGGCCGGGCATGCTCGCCCGGCTCACCACGCAGATCGCGGAGATGCGCGCCAACGTGGTGGACCTGCACCATGACCGCGCCTTCTCCAAGGCGGGCCTGGGCGAGGCCACGGTGGAGGTGATGCTGGAGACCACCGGGCACCCCCACATCCAGGAGCTGATGGCGTCGCTGGAGTCGCAGGGCTGGCAGGTCGCCCGGACCTAG
- a CDS encoding tetratricopeptide repeat protein, with protein sequence MNTPLIALLLLAAAPPPQKAKELAAQKQWEELYLAFAAASPEDYPEAQRPAVAGPLLKGCEALLAEDAVMAYSLGERAVAFQETSGGLRCLARSALKTDQRASAEEALKKGLEHFPKDGAFGLELGRLLLQDEDSTAAIATLERVPAKSKEAKEARKLLQQARAKVSEAGAARGEVERLEKRLNGEDEKRAAKGEGDFRPDSLNYESGVGKDGMRVRANKRFIISYYNSERDFGQRTDYESQVASAMEEVHAFTRRLLGRAREQPLKVVLYTRDEFITHVGSRYASYAGLYVDGLIRMNDAAKLTQATKGALTHEYTNAVLDELCTGGIGNLHRWFSQGLADYMKWRFLGLDGPPRELANKLHGAARQGRLPKLSEMSSKSPIYQENPEVAFGTSAMAVHELVRMGGTEKILAFIDSFNQSGSFEGSLQSTYGKDLAGLDAAVHSALSGR encoded by the coding sequence ATGAACACGCCCCTCATCGCCCTGCTGCTGCTCGCCGCCGCTCCTCCGCCGCAGAAGGCAAAGGAGCTGGCCGCCCAGAAGCAGTGGGAGGAGCTGTACCTGGCGTTCGCGGCGGCGTCCCCGGAGGACTATCCGGAAGCGCAGCGACCGGCGGTCGCGGGGCCCCTGCTCAAGGGGTGCGAGGCGCTGCTCGCGGAGGACGCGGTGATGGCGTACTCGCTGGGCGAGCGCGCCGTGGCCTTCCAGGAGACGTCCGGGGGCCTGCGGTGCCTGGCGAGGTCCGCGCTGAAGACGGACCAGCGCGCCTCCGCGGAGGAGGCGCTGAAGAAGGGCCTGGAGCACTTCCCCAAGGACGGCGCGTTCGGGCTGGAGCTGGGGCGCCTGCTGCTGCAGGACGAGGACTCGACGGCGGCCATCGCCACGCTGGAGCGGGTGCCCGCGAAGTCGAAGGAGGCGAAGGAGGCGCGCAAGCTCCTCCAGCAGGCGCGCGCCAAGGTGTCGGAGGCCGGGGCCGCGCGGGGTGAGGTGGAGCGCCTGGAGAAGCGGTTGAACGGCGAGGATGAAAAGCGCGCCGCGAAGGGAGAAGGAGACTTCCGTCCGGACAGCCTCAACTACGAGTCTGGGGTGGGCAAGGACGGCATGCGCGTGCGCGCCAACAAGCGCTTCATCATCAGCTACTACAACAGCGAGCGCGACTTCGGGCAGCGCACTGACTATGAGAGCCAGGTCGCCTCCGCCATGGAGGAGGTGCATGCCTTCACCCGGCGGCTGCTGGGTCGTGCCCGCGAGCAGCCCCTGAAGGTGGTGCTCTACACGCGCGATGAGTTCATCACGCATGTGGGCTCCCGCTACGCGAGCTATGCCGGGCTCTACGTCGATGGCCTCATTCGCATGAATGACGCCGCGAAGCTCACGCAGGCGACGAAGGGCGCGCTGACGCACGAATACACGAACGCCGTGCTGGATGAGCTCTGCACCGGCGGCATCGGCAACCTGCATCGCTGGTTCAGCCAGGGACTGGCCGACTACATGAAGTGGCGCTTCCTGGGACTCGACGGTCCTCCGCGAGAACTGGCGAACAAGCTGCATGGGGCGGCCAGGCAGGGTCGGCTGCCGAAGCTGTCGGAGATGAGCTCGAAGTCCCCCATCTACCAAGAGAACCCGGAGGTGGCCTTCGGAACCTCCGCCATGGCCGTGCACGAGCTCGTCCGGATGGGGGGGACGGAGAAGATCCTGGCCTTCATCGACTCCTTCAACCAGTCCGGGTCCTTTGAAGGCTCCCTGCAGTCCACCTACGGAAAGGACCTTGCCGGCCTGGACGCCGCGGTCCATTCCGCCCTCTCGGGGAGGTAG